One Kitasatospora sp. NBC_01266 genomic window carries:
- a CDS encoding fatty acyl-CoA synthetase, with protein sequence MDLTHASTVPDVLRRSAARVPDRLALRFADRDWTYRALDTAVTRAAGWLLARGLRPGDRVAALGRNSDAYLILFLACGRAGLVHVPVNYNVTLDELRYFTTQSGSSLLLHDAGYAALAGALAPLPAADLDELLAAATAGPVPELAVRVKDTDLAQLLYTSGTTAAPKGAMMSHRALLHEYLSAVVALDLTERDRPLHALPLYHSGQLHVFLMPYLLLGAENRLVAAAEPGELLARLGGEQLTSFFAPPTVWTAIEAHPEFAGTDLTRLVKAYYGASIMPAPVLARLRRALPDTGFYNAFGQSEAGPLTTVLRPEEHAERPDSAGRPVLFVEVKVVDEAGAEVGPDEVGEVLYRSPQLCAGYWDKPGESAAAFDGDWFHSGDLVRRDAAGYLFVVDRLKDVINTGGVLVASREVEDVLYGHPAVLEAAVIGIPHPHWIEAVTAVVVVSEPVGAQELIAYARERLPAHKAPKAVHFAAGLPKNASGKLLKRDLRARLTGSEAAWQG encoded by the coding sequence ATGGATCTGACTCATGCGAGCACCGTTCCCGATGTCCTGCGCCGCTCCGCCGCCCGGGTGCCCGACCGCCTCGCGCTGCGCTTCGCCGATCGCGACTGGACCTACCGCGCGCTGGACACCGCCGTCACCCGTGCCGCCGGCTGGCTGCTGGCCAGGGGTCTGCGCCCGGGCGACCGGGTGGCCGCGCTCGGCCGCAACTCCGACGCCTACCTGATCCTCTTCCTCGCCTGCGGCCGGGCCGGCCTGGTCCACGTGCCGGTCAACTACAACGTCACCCTGGATGAACTGCGCTATTTCACCACGCAGTCGGGCAGTTCGCTGCTGCTGCACGACGCCGGGTACGCGGCGCTCGCCGGTGCGCTCGCCCCGCTGCCCGCGGCCGACCTGGACGAGCTGCTGGCGGCCGCGACGGCGGGCCCGGTCCCCGAGCTGGCGGTCCGGGTGAAGGACACCGACCTGGCGCAGCTGCTCTACACCTCGGGTACCACCGCCGCCCCCAAGGGCGCCATGATGAGCCATCGGGCGCTGCTCCACGAGTACCTCTCGGCCGTCGTCGCGCTCGACCTGACCGAGCGGGACCGCCCGCTGCACGCCCTGCCGCTCTACCACTCGGGTCAGCTGCACGTCTTCCTGATGCCCTACCTGCTGCTCGGTGCCGAGAACCGGCTGGTCGCCGCCGCCGAGCCGGGCGAGCTGCTGGCCCGGCTCGGTGGCGAGCAGCTGACCAGCTTCTTCGCCCCGCCCACGGTGTGGACCGCGATCGAGGCCCACCCCGAGTTCGCCGGCACCGACCTGACCCGGCTGGTGAAGGCCTACTACGGCGCCTCGATCATGCCCGCCCCGGTGCTCGCCAGGCTGCGCCGGGCCCTGCCGGACACCGGTTTCTACAACGCCTTCGGCCAGTCCGAGGCCGGCCCGCTGACCACCGTGCTGCGCCCCGAGGAGCACGCCGAGCGCCCCGACTCGGCCGGGCGCCCGGTGCTCTTCGTCGAGGTCAAGGTGGTGGACGAGGCGGGCGCCGAGGTGGGCCCGGACGAGGTCGGCGAGGTGCTCTACCGCTCCCCGCAGCTCTGCGCCGGGTACTGGGACAAGCCCGGGGAGAGCGCGGCGGCCTTCGACGGGGACTGGTTCCACTCCGGTGACCTGGTCCGCCGCGATGCCGCGGGCTACCTCTTCGTGGTGGACCGGCTCAAGGACGTGATCAACACCGGCGGCGTGCTGGTCGCCTCGCGCGAGGTGGAGGACGTGCTCTACGGGCATCCGGCGGTGCTCGAGGCGGCGGTGATCGGCATCCCGCACCCGCACTGGATCGAGGCGGTCACGGCGGTGGTGGTGGTCAGCGAACCGGTCGGCGCCCAGGAGTTGATCGCCTACGCCCGGGAGCGGCTGCCCGCCCACAAGGCGCCCAAGGCGGTGCACTTCGCGGCGGGGCTGCCGAAGAACGCCTCCGGCAAGCTGCTCAAGCGCGATCTGCGCGCGCGGCTCACCGGATCCGAGGCGGCTTGGCAGGGCTGA
- a CDS encoding S8 family serine peptidase, producing the protein MIGWRKSQLAAVTLTASAVVLAFGTSAMGAPTPNAQAVSESGTPAPVIVILKNQLSSTPADAGHLDARKKAASQDQAPLLAKVKANGGTNIKSFVVGNAFSATVSPALRAQLAADPSVASVIDDQTIKVTPPAPTKAGTDNGTSAGTAPTAGAKSAPKAAAAPDTKGSAYDPNAVCPTDPNQPLLEPEALYSTHTESTPGQPGAHEIADGKGVKVAYIADGLDPNDPDFIRPDGTHAVVDYKDFSGDGFFAPSGAAEAFGDASAMIAQGRTSYDLSKFVNPSHPLPAGCNIRIEGISPGASLVALKAGGDLFPNSAILQSIDYAVTVAHVDVLNESFGSNITPDSGAHDTISLFNDMAAAAGVTVTVSSGDAGVNGTIGTPSTDPNVISAGASTDNQNYAQTGYGAFQFSNGTWADNRISALSSGGVTQAGRTVDLVAPGESDWALCSPDITIYTECTNFNGQGSGIQPFGGTSQAAPMTAGAAADVIQAYRDNHNGASPSPALVKQFITGTATDLGLPAEEQGAGLLDVRAAVEAAAGYQSPAGAKDSNTVAVTTGQINVTGQAGSNHTTDVTVVNTSSKPQTVSASTRVFSPQSDAQQTVQINSSTDPQFPYATNGAPWVSHKVTFNVPAGADRLAASIAWQGAPQASGSNTVTPVVRLTLLDPSGRYETNTRPQGGATSPNFGVVDVPHPTAGTWTGILYTPAGTNGFTGPVLLDTSTQRAVPAGAVSPQVTNLTPGQTKTLHVQVTTPATGGDATESVVVAGSNGTTTSVPVVLRSLVPLSDNTGTFTGTITGGNGRASSPAQSFSWAFDVPKGHKDLRVGVTVAQDPKVIMQGVLISPNGTPIDAEGNAVTDASGNILSSGAGVSATAVDPAAGRWRFVLNVLNPVSGAELGQAFTGVVGLDQDQATAPGLPNSAGTELPAGQPVTVNVQYTNNTAAAQQIQADGRLTTKVNLPLVPLGASATASLPLTTSTPVPSFLVPPGTDGLTGVAASTTPAQFELSGPTGSPDLFGDLKSAQNGSTISTVTDNGSSAQPIVPGMWGTYVQQIGPFPTTGAPTGSSTLTASAHTLAFDPALTSSTGDPFAAAYNATAPAVTPVTVAPGATGSLQVTLTPKGAKGSVVHGVLYLVSGPGGGVLSNNVYATTGSVLAEIPYSYTVN; encoded by the coding sequence ATGATCGGCTGGCGCAAATCGCAGCTCGCAGCCGTCACGCTCACCGCCTCCGCCGTCGTTCTGGCCTTCGGGACCAGTGCGATGGGCGCCCCCACTCCGAACGCCCAGGCGGTTTCGGAGAGCGGCACACCGGCCCCGGTGATCGTGATTCTGAAGAACCAGCTCTCCAGCACCCCGGCGGACGCCGGCCACCTGGACGCGCGCAAGAAGGCCGCGAGCCAGGACCAGGCACCGCTGCTGGCCAAGGTGAAGGCCAACGGCGGCACCAACATCAAGAGCTTCGTGGTCGGCAACGCCTTCTCGGCCACGGTCAGCCCCGCGCTGCGGGCGCAGCTTGCCGCCGACCCCTCGGTCGCCTCGGTCATCGACGACCAGACCATCAAGGTCACCCCGCCCGCCCCGACCAAGGCCGGGACGGACAACGGCACCAGCGCCGGCACCGCGCCGACCGCCGGTGCCAAGTCCGCCCCCAAGGCCGCGGCCGCGCCGGACACCAAGGGCAGCGCCTACGACCCCAACGCGGTCTGCCCGACCGACCCGAACCAGCCGCTGCTGGAGCCCGAGGCGCTCTACTCCACCCACACGGAGAGCACGCCCGGCCAGCCGGGTGCGCACGAGATCGCCGACGGCAAGGGCGTCAAGGTCGCCTACATCGCGGACGGCCTGGACCCCAACGACCCGGACTTCATCCGCCCCGACGGCACCCACGCCGTGGTGGACTACAAGGACTTCTCCGGTGACGGCTTCTTCGCCCCCTCGGGTGCGGCGGAGGCCTTCGGTGACGCCTCGGCGATGATCGCCCAGGGCCGCACGAGCTACGACCTGTCGAAGTTCGTCAACCCGAGCCACCCGCTGCCGGCCGGCTGCAACATCCGGATCGAGGGCATCTCGCCCGGCGCCTCGCTGGTCGCGCTCAAGGCGGGCGGGGACCTGTTCCCGAACTCCGCGATCCTGCAGTCGATCGACTACGCGGTCACGGTCGCCCACGTCGATGTGCTGAACGAGTCGTTCGGCAGCAACATCACCCCGGACAGCGGCGCGCACGACACCATCTCGCTCTTCAACGACATGGCTGCCGCGGCCGGCGTCACGGTCACCGTCTCCTCCGGCGACGCCGGCGTGAACGGCACCATCGGCACCCCGTCCACCGACCCCAACGTGATCAGCGCCGGGGCCTCGACGGACAACCAGAACTACGCCCAGACCGGCTACGGCGCCTTCCAGTTCTCCAACGGGACCTGGGCCGACAACCGGATCTCGGCGCTCTCCTCCGGCGGTGTCACCCAGGCCGGACGGACCGTCGACCTGGTCGCCCCGGGTGAGTCGGACTGGGCGCTCTGCTCGCCGGACATCACCATCTACACCGAGTGCACCAACTTCAACGGCCAGGGCTCGGGCATCCAGCCGTTCGGCGGCACCAGCCAGGCCGCCCCGATGACCGCCGGCGCCGCCGCCGACGTCATCCAGGCCTACCGGGACAACCACAACGGCGCCTCCCCGTCGCCCGCCCTGGTGAAGCAGTTCATCACCGGCACCGCCACCGACCTCGGCCTGCCGGCCGAGGAGCAGGGCGCCGGTCTGCTGGACGTGCGGGCCGCCGTCGAGGCCGCCGCCGGCTACCAGAGCCCGGCCGGCGCCAAGGACAGCAACACCGTCGCGGTCACCACCGGTCAGATCAACGTGACCGGCCAGGCCGGCTCGAACCACACCACCGACGTCACCGTGGTGAACACGAGCTCCAAGCCGCAGACGGTCAGCGCCTCCACTCGCGTCTTCTCCCCGCAGAGCGACGCGCAGCAGACGGTGCAGATCAACTCCTCGACCGACCCGCAGTTCCCCTACGCCACCAACGGCGCTCCGTGGGTCTCGCACAAGGTCACCTTCAACGTCCCGGCCGGCGCCGACCGGCTCGCCGCGTCAATAGCGTGGCAGGGCGCGCCGCAGGCCTCCGGCAGCAACACCGTGACCCCCGTGGTCCGGCTCACGCTGCTCGACCCGTCCGGCCGCTACGAGACCAACACCCGTCCGCAGGGCGGCGCCACCTCGCCGAACTTCGGCGTCGTGGACGTCCCGCACCCGACCGCGGGCACCTGGACCGGCATCCTCTACACCCCGGCCGGCACCAACGGCTTCACCGGCCCGGTCCTGCTGGACACCTCCACCCAGCGCGCGGTCCCGGCCGGCGCGGTCAGCCCGCAGGTCACCAACCTGACCCCGGGTCAGACCAAGACCCTGCACGTCCAGGTGACCACCCCGGCCACCGGCGGTGACGCCACCGAGTCGGTCGTGGTCGCCGGCTCCAACGGCACCACCACCAGCGTCCCGGTCGTGCTGCGCAGCCTGGTTCCGCTCAGCGACAACACCGGCACCTTCACCGGCACCATCACCGGTGGCAACGGCCGCGCCTCCTCCCCCGCGCAGTCCTTCTCCTGGGCCTTCGACGTGCCGAAGGGCCACAAGGACCTGCGGGTCGGCGTGACCGTCGCGCAGGACCCGAAGGTGATCATGCAGGGCGTGCTGATCAGCCCCAACGGCACCCCGATCGACGCCGAGGGCAACGCGGTCACCGACGCCTCGGGCAACATCCTCTCCAGCGGTGCGGGCGTCTCCGCCACCGCCGTGGACCCGGCCGCGGGCCGCTGGCGCTTCGTGCTCAACGTGCTCAACCCGGTCAGCGGTGCCGAGCTCGGCCAGGCCTTCACCGGCGTGGTCGGCCTCGACCAGGACCAGGCCACCGCGCCCGGCCTGCCGAACAGCGCCGGCACCGAGCTGCCCGCCGGCCAGCCGGTCACGGTCAACGTGCAGTACACCAACAACACCGCCGCCGCCCAGCAGATCCAGGCCGACGGCCGGCTCACCACCAAGGTGAACCTGCCGCTGGTCCCGCTCGGCGCCTCGGCGACGGCCTCCCTGCCGCTGACCACCAGCACCCCGGTGCCGAGCTTCCTGGTGCCCCCGGGCACCGACGGCCTGACCGGTGTGGCGGCCTCCACCACCCCGGCCCAGTTCGAGCTGAGCGGCCCGACCGGTTCGCCCGACCTGTTCGGTGACCTCAAGAGCGCGCAGAACGGCTCGACCATCTCCACGGTCACCGACAACGGCAGCTCCGCGCAGCCGATCGTGCCCGGCATGTGGGGCACCTACGTGCAGCAGATCGGTCCGTTCCCGACCACCGGCGCCCCGACGGGCAGCTCCACGCTGACCGCCTCGGCGCACACCCTGGCGTTCGACCCGGCGCTGACCTCCAGCACCGGTGACCCGTTCGCCGCCGCGTACAACGCCACCGCGCCGGCCGTCACCCCGGTGACCGTCGCGCCCGGTGCCACCGGCAGCCTGCAGGTGACCCTGACGCCCAAGGGCGCCAAGGGCAGCGTGGTGCACGGCGTGCTCTACCTGGTCTCCGGCCCGGGTGGCGGCGTGCTCTCCAACAACGTGTACGCCACCACCGGGTCCGTCCTGGCGGAGATCCCGTACAGCTACACCGTGAACTGA
- a CDS encoding deoxyribonuclease IV, whose translation MNPAAQRLRNPIGAHVPVAGRGLVGTGLAYNEKIGGEAVQVFVANPRGWATPAGDPAQDEAFRAACAEQGVPAYVHAPYLINFGSDSPATRERSTASLRHSLLRGHAIGALGVVVHTGSAVGTDRRAEAMAQVRADVRPLLAELDELGEQAPWLLLEPTAGQGQSLCSRLEQLAEYAEALDHHPRLGVCLDTCHAFAAGHDLAAPGGVAAALAVLESAIGPGRLKLIHANDSKDVVGARKDRHANIGDGHIGAAAFGELFSHPATAGVPLILETPDRSAAPGFGHAADVVRLQELRAAAARP comes from the coding sequence GTGAATCCCGCAGCTCAGCGCCTCCGCAATCCGATCGGCGCGCACGTCCCGGTGGCCGGGCGCGGCCTGGTCGGCACCGGACTCGCCTACAACGAGAAGATCGGCGGCGAGGCAGTCCAGGTCTTCGTGGCCAACCCGCGCGGCTGGGCCACCCCGGCCGGCGACCCCGCGCAGGACGAGGCCTTCCGGGCCGCCTGCGCCGAACAGGGCGTCCCCGCCTACGTGCACGCGCCCTACCTGATCAACTTCGGCTCCGACAGCCCCGCCACCCGCGAGCGCTCCACCGCCTCGCTGCGCCACTCCCTGCTGCGCGGCCACGCGATCGGCGCGCTGGGCGTCGTGGTGCACACCGGCTCCGCCGTCGGCACCGACCGCCGCGCCGAGGCGATGGCCCAGGTCCGTGCCGACGTCCGCCCGCTCCTCGCGGAGCTGGACGAACTCGGCGAGCAGGCACCCTGGCTGCTGCTCGAACCCACCGCCGGCCAGGGGCAGTCCCTCTGCTCCCGCCTGGAACAACTGGCCGAGTACGCCGAGGCGTTGGACCACCACCCCAGGCTCGGCGTCTGCCTGGACACCTGCCACGCCTTCGCCGCCGGCCACGACCTGGCCGCCCCGGGCGGCGTCGCGGCCGCCCTGGCCGTGCTGGAGTCCGCGATCGGCCCCGGCCGGCTGAAGCTGATCCACGCCAACGACTCCAAGGACGTGGTCGGCGCCCGCAAGGACCGCCACGCCAACATCGGCGACGGCCACATCGGCGCCGCCGCCTTCGGGGAGCTCTTCAGCCACCCCGCCACCGCCGGCGTCCCGCTGATCCTGGAGACCCCGGACCGCAGCGCCGCCCCGGGCTTCGGGCACGCGGCGGACGTGGTGCGGCTGCAGGAACTGCGCGCGGCGGCTGCCCGGCCGTGA
- a CDS encoding regulator yields MGTADDGTTARNVIAGAAHLTGGVLQAGRVHGTVHLHAAPAAAPAPPPVPRQLPPPTGPFVGRTAELAALTELGADHRLVVVNGPAGVGKTALVLQWLRQQAADYPDGLLYADLRGHAPGGPALATETLGGFVRAFGVSGVPGTAAEAAALWRSVSAGRRLALMIDNVVTAAQVRQLLPGAEQALVVVASRYRLSGLALDGAAFHPLGLLDDDAAAEILIRRIGEGRADREPQAVKDVAARCGGLALAVSLVAARVAARPRLTLAATAAALEHDSERLAALRLKGEPAVQSALDASCTGLTPESARLYQLLGLLPFTDFTADDAAALLASSAPDADERLDELAEANLVEDLGTGRFRFHDLVRLHARARARAHESEQDQLAALRRVLDWYLATASAAERLLAANHASLAREYAGPPVGPPFDPADEPAAVRWLDRERGHLLAAVRAADEQGWDVLTWQLVDAMYPLFHRLRAFELQDEAHRLGLAAARRTGDLRALARMLADTGGRLRNLGRPEEAISRYQEALALAEANGNLKRQAQVLHGIGQAHLLAGRLDEAAGCFHRDLELRLSVGYSRGAALTRVLLGDLAITRGHPERALPDLTDAYQVLLDLGEPYEAARALAQLGRAHAALGEQHAAQEALERAATMFRAAGSAAWEARTLELQGELDEARGASQRALERYEAALVLYRRLGAPDAERLAEAVRRLAG; encoded by the coding sequence ATGGGAACAGCAGACGACGGAACGACTGCCCGCAACGTCATCGCCGGCGCCGCTCACCTCACCGGCGGAGTCCTGCAGGCCGGCCGGGTGCACGGCACCGTCCACCTGCACGCCGCGCCGGCGGCTGCGCCGGCGCCCCCACCGGTGCCCCGCCAACTTCCGCCGCCGACCGGTCCGTTCGTCGGCCGCACGGCGGAGCTGGCCGCACTCACCGAACTGGGCGCCGACCACCGCCTGGTGGTGGTGAACGGCCCGGCTGGGGTCGGCAAGACGGCGCTGGTGCTCCAGTGGCTGCGGCAACAGGCAGCCGACTACCCGGACGGGCTGCTCTACGCCGATCTGCGCGGCCACGCGCCCGGCGGCCCGGCGCTCGCCACCGAGACGTTGGGGGGCTTCGTGCGCGCCTTCGGGGTGTCCGGGGTGCCCGGAACGGCGGCGGAGGCCGCGGCGCTCTGGCGGTCCGTCAGTGCCGGGCGACGGCTCGCGCTGATGATCGACAACGTGGTCACCGCGGCTCAGGTGCGCCAACTGCTTCCCGGTGCCGAGCAAGCGCTGGTCGTGGTGGCGAGCCGCTACCGCCTCTCCGGGCTGGCCCTGGACGGTGCGGCGTTCCATCCGCTCGGGTTGTTGGACGACGACGCGGCTGCCGAGATCCTCATCCGGCGGATCGGCGAGGGGCGGGCTGATCGCGAGCCGCAGGCCGTCAAGGACGTGGCTGCCCGCTGCGGTGGCTTGGCGCTGGCCGTCTCGCTGGTCGCCGCTCGGGTGGCCGCCCGCCCCAGGCTGACCCTGGCGGCCACCGCCGCCGCGCTGGAGCACGACAGCGAGCGCTTGGCCGCGCTGCGCTTGAAGGGGGAGCCCGCGGTGCAGAGCGCGCTGGATGCTTCTTGTACGGGCCTGACCCCCGAATCGGCCCGCCTCTACCAGCTGCTCGGACTGCTCCCGTTCACCGACTTCACCGCCGACGACGCGGCCGCGCTGCTCGCAAGCTCCGCGCCGGACGCTGACGAGCGGCTGGACGAGTTGGCCGAAGCCAACCTGGTGGAGGACCTGGGCACCGGCCGGTTCCGCTTCCATGACCTGGTCCGCCTGCACGCGCGGGCGCGGGCCCGCGCACACGAGTCGGAGCAGGATCAACTTGCCGCGCTGCGAAGGGTGCTGGACTGGTATCTGGCCACCGCCAGCGCAGCCGAGCGGCTACTGGCCGCCAATCACGCGAGTCTGGCCCGCGAGTACGCCGGCCCGCCGGTCGGCCCGCCCTTCGACCCAGCCGATGAGCCGGCCGCGGTGCGCTGGCTGGACCGGGAGCGAGGGCACCTGCTGGCGGCGGTCCGGGCGGCCGACGAGCAGGGCTGGGACGTGCTCACCTGGCAGCTGGTGGACGCGATGTATCCGCTCTTCCACCGTCTGCGTGCCTTTGAACTCCAGGATGAAGCTCACCGGTTGGGTCTCGCTGCGGCCCGCAGGACCGGTGACCTGCGGGCCCTGGCCCGGATGCTGGCCGATACCGGCGGCCGGCTGCGCAACCTGGGGCGCCCCGAGGAGGCGATCAGCCGCTACCAGGAGGCACTCGCGCTGGCCGAGGCGAACGGCAACCTCAAGCGGCAGGCGCAGGTGCTGCACGGGATCGGCCAGGCGCACCTGCTGGCCGGCCGGCTGGACGAGGCCGCCGGCTGCTTCCACCGGGACCTGGAGCTGCGGCTCTCGGTCGGCTACTCCCGGGGCGCCGCGCTGACCCGGGTACTCCTGGGCGACCTCGCGATCACCAGGGGACACCCGGAGCGGGCGCTGCCCGACCTCACCGACGCGTACCAGGTACTGCTCGACCTCGGTGAGCCCTACGAGGCCGCCCGGGCGCTCGCCCAGCTGGGCCGGGCCCACGCCGCGCTCGGTGAGCAGCACGCCGCCCAGGAGGCGCTGGAGCGGGCCGCGACGATGTTCCGGGCCGCCGGATCCGCGGCCTGGGAGGCCCGGACCCTGGAGCTTCAGGGTGAGTTGGACGAGGCAAGGGGCGCCTCGCAGCGTGCCCTGGAACGCTACGAGGCGGCCCTGGTGCTCTATCGGCGGCTCGGCGCCCCCGACGCCGAGCGGCTGGCCGAGGCAGTGCGCCGGCTGGCCGGCTGA
- a CDS encoding AfsR/SARP family transcriptional regulator, whose translation MLAVRLLGTVELLVQGQPARIKTEKARCLLAVLALDAGRSVSLDTLADRLWDGNLPGNPANSLHSHVSKLNKALRVAAEDEGDGPSARIVSHGRAYTLELDPQSIDCHHFRRLTQCARAAAEQGDDTQALAQLAEADALWTGEPLAGLRGEWAHRARTTLLDDRLAATLTRVEVELRMHRFTELVAELSSLTATRPSDQSLVAHLMIALHGAGRQDQALALYQTTFRLLYQELGTRPGPELTDLHARILDGIPAATLVPGARAKVTAPAAAPAAAPSTLPQLRPLVGREQDLAELALAITGARGVRALSVTGTGGVGKTVLALHLTERLRDHFPDGQHLVRLHGFSVSQQPLTTEAALLELLRVIGIPAVLLPAGHLERVELWFSMLREHRYVIVLDDVAESDQVRELLPVTSNSLLILTSRLYLSELPEAHPHEVGVLPISGAVELFQHLVGERAADQDVVRDIIARTDCLPLAIEILATRFKSRATWTLEQLAHRLSQASPVIDEFHYRERDLTRYLEVSYRTLTPDHQRAFRLLGLHPGPHFDRFAAAALLGTPLRESERAVEALLDGHLIQEPSFDSYAFHDLLHEFAAGLAALESSATERAAATDRLTTFALSATDRADRLLYPHRLRLPLAGSAPASGPAAGPDLNSPAQARSWLRHEQTCLLAIQRQAMDEGDLTDAHRLTNLLAGFLDAECFWADAVRLHQAAAEHWHSTGERVAEVRSLLDLGYAQQRGAQYVQAEASAARALSIARAAEDLEGVAEVLNQSGVMHARAGDSEMALNLQQQALAVCQDSGNLRQRDRIVNNIGISHMHLGHHARAVAAYEEALAGFNSAGNSRLAAQLLSNLGQVREQVGDIATAHAAYERALRIGDGVLSELETALIQNNLAPTFRLPAELDQARALQEAALATFRRLGERRSLAEGLLTLGGLYQQADLPYEAVAMHRDALALTTSIGADFKQARALIGLGIAEATLGRAEAARRHLTAAANLARHIQAPVEETQAHAALARLSSRHEHGFEFPSRGRDTA comes from the coding sequence TTGCTGGCAGTACGACTCCTGGGAACGGTCGAACTCCTGGTCCAAGGGCAGCCGGCCCGGATCAAGACCGAGAAGGCCCGCTGCCTGCTGGCAGTGCTGGCCCTGGACGCCGGGCGCTCGGTGTCGCTGGACACCCTGGCCGACCGGCTCTGGGACGGGAACCTACCCGGTAACCCGGCCAACAGCCTGCACTCGCACGTCTCCAAGCTGAACAAGGCACTGCGCGTCGCAGCCGAGGACGAAGGTGACGGTCCGTCGGCTCGGATCGTCTCGCACGGCCGCGCCTATACCCTCGAGCTGGACCCGCAGAGCATCGACTGCCACCACTTCCGCCGACTGACCCAGTGCGCCCGCGCCGCCGCCGAGCAGGGCGACGACACCCAGGCCCTGGCGCAACTCGCCGAGGCCGACGCGCTGTGGACCGGCGAGCCGTTGGCGGGCCTGCGCGGGGAATGGGCCCACCGGGCCCGCACCACCCTGCTCGACGATCGACTTGCCGCCACCCTCACGCGCGTCGAAGTCGAACTGCGCATGCACCGGTTCACCGAACTGGTGGCGGAGCTGTCCAGCCTGACCGCCACCCGCCCCAGCGACCAGAGCCTGGTCGCCCACCTGATGATCGCCCTGCACGGCGCCGGTCGCCAGGACCAGGCTCTCGCGCTCTACCAGACCACCTTCCGCCTCCTCTACCAGGAGCTGGGAACGCGCCCGGGGCCCGAACTGACCGACCTGCACGCGAGAATCCTGGACGGGATCCCGGCAGCAACACTGGTACCCGGGGCCCGAGCCAAGGTGACCGCACCCGCCGCCGCACCTGCCGCCGCGCCCTCCACGCTGCCGCAACTGCGCCCGCTGGTAGGACGCGAGCAGGACCTGGCGGAGCTGGCCCTCGCGATCACGGGCGCGCGCGGGGTACGCGCGCTCTCCGTCACCGGCACCGGTGGGGTCGGCAAGACCGTGCTCGCCCTCCACCTCACCGAGCGGCTGCGCGACCACTTCCCGGACGGTCAGCACCTGGTCCGCCTGCACGGCTTCTCCGTCAGTCAGCAGCCGCTGACCACCGAGGCCGCACTGCTGGAGCTCCTGCGGGTCATCGGCATCCCGGCCGTGCTGCTTCCCGCCGGCCACCTCGAACGGGTCGAGCTCTGGTTCAGCATGCTCAGGGAGCATCGCTATGTGATCGTGCTGGATGACGTCGCCGAATCCGACCAGGTCAGGGAGTTGCTCCCGGTCACCTCGAATTCACTGCTGATCCTGACCAGCAGGCTCTATCTGAGCGAGTTGCCCGAGGCGCACCCGCACGAGGTGGGCGTCCTGCCGATCTCCGGTGCGGTGGAACTGTTCCAGCACCTGGTCGGCGAACGGGCGGCCGACCAGGATGTGGTCCGCGACATCATCGCGCGCACCGACTGCCTGCCACTGGCGATCGAAATCCTCGCGACCCGTTTCAAGTCACGGGCCACCTGGACCCTGGAGCAACTCGCTCATCGCCTGTCCCAGGCGTCCCCGGTGATCGACGAATTCCACTACCGGGAAAGAGATCTGACCAGATATCTGGAGGTCTCGTACCGGACTCTGACACCTGACCACCAGCGGGCTTTCCGACTGCTCGGCCTGCACCCCGGACCGCACTTCGACCGATTCGCCGCAGCGGCCCTGCTCGGGACGCCACTGCGTGAGTCCGAGCGGGCGGTGGAAGCCCTGCTCGACGGCCATTTGATCCAGGAGCCCTCCTTCGACTCCTACGCGTTCCATGACCTGCTCCATGAGTTCGCGGCCGGGCTGGCCGCGCTGGAGAGCTCGGCCACCGAGCGGGCAGCCGCGACGGACCGACTGACCACCTTCGCGCTCTCGGCAACGGACCGCGCCGACCGGTTGCTCTACCCGCACCGCCTGCGCCTGCCGCTCGCCGGGTCCGCGCCCGCGTCGGGCCCTGCCGCTGGTCCGGACCTCAACTCCCCCGCGCAGGCCAGATCCTGGCTCCGCCACGAGCAGACCTGCCTGCTCGCGATCCAGCGACAGGCGATGGACGAGGGCGACCTCACCGACGCCCACCGGCTCACCAACCTGCTGGCCGGCTTTCTCGACGCCGAGTGCTTCTGGGCCGACGCCGTCCGCCTCCACCAGGCCGCCGCCGAGCACTGGCACAGCACGGGCGAGCGGGTGGCCGAGGTCCGCTCCCTGCTCGACCTCGGCTACGCGCAGCAAAGGGGGGCGCAGTACGTACAGGCCGAGGCGAGTGCGGCTCGGGCGCTGAGCATTGCCAGGGCGGCCGAGGATCTGGAGGGCGTGGCGGAAGTACTGAACCAGAGCGGGGTCATGCACGCGCGGGCCGGCGACTCCGAGATGGCACTGAATCTTCAGCAGCAGGCATTGGCCGTCTGCCAGGATTCCGGAAATCTGCGGCAACGTGATCGGATCGTCAACAACATCGGAATCTCACATATGCATCTGGGCCACCACGCACGGGCGGTCGCCGCCTACGAGGAGGCGCTGGCCGGATTCAATTCCGCCGGAAATTCGCGACTGGCGGCCCAGTTGCTCAGCAATCTAGGCCAGGTCCGAGAGCAGGTAGGCGATATCGCCACCGCGCACGCCGCCTACGAGCGTGCTCTGCGGATCGGAGACGGAGTTCTCTCCGAACTGGAGACCGCCCTCATCCAGAACAACCTCGCACCGACTTTCAGGCTGCCGGCCGAGCTCGATCAGGCCCGCGCCCTCCAGGAAGCAGCCCTGGCCACCTTTCGGCGCCTCGGCGAGCGACGGAGCCTGGCCGAAGGTCTGCTCACCCTCGGCGGCCTCTACCAGCAGGCCGACCTCCCCTACGAGGCCGTGGCCATGCACCGCGACGCCCTGGCCCTCACCACCAGCATCGGCGCCGATTTCAAGCAGGCCCGCGCGCTGATCGGCCTCGGCATCGCGGAAGCAACGCTCGGTCGCGCCGAAGCCGCAAGGCGACACCTCACGGCAGCCGCGAACCTCGCGCGTCACATCCAGGCCCCCGTCGAGGAAACTCAGGCGCACGCAGCCCTCGCTCGACTGTCCAGCCGCCATGAGCACGGCTTTGAATTCCCGAGCCGGGGTCGCGACACGGCATGA